The Vitis vinifera cultivar Pinot Noir 40024 chromosome 12, ASM3070453v1 genome has a segment encoding these proteins:
- the LOC100241137 gene encoding disease resistance protein RUN1, giving the protein MASSSTSLSVASSSSTHPWKYEVFLSFRGEDTRKSFTDHLHEALCRYGINTFIDDQLRRGEQISSALLQAIEESRLSIIIFSEHYASSSWCLDELTKILECVKVGGHTAFPVFYNVDPSHVRKQTGSYGVAFTKHEQVYRDNMEKVLKWREALTVASGLSGWDSRDRHESEIIKKIVSKILNELVDASSSNMENLVGMDSRIQDLVSLLCIGSDDVRMVGIWGVAGIGKTAIAKVVYQKICTQFEGCCFLSNVSEKTQKSDLANIQMELLSQILWEGNLNTRIFNRGINFIKKALHSMKALIVLDDVNHRQQLEALAGNHNWFGRGSRIIITTRERRLLIEKEVDATYEAKELDEDEALMLFRQHAFKHKPPIEDFVQLCDRALNYTKGIPLALKILGCFLYNRSKKEWESELERLKRIPNKEVQDVLRYSFDGLDDNQKE; this is encoded by the exons ATGGCTTCTTCTTCAACCAGTCTCTCCGTAGCTTCTTCCTCTTCCACCCATCCATGGAAGTATGAAGTCTTCCTTAGTTTCAGAGGAGAAGACACCCGCAAAAGCTTTACTGATCATCTTCATGAGGCGCTTTGTCGATATGGAATCAACACTTTCATAGATGACCAACTCCGGAGAGGCGAACAAATATCTTCAGCACTCCTACAGGCAATTGAAGAATCAAGGCTTTCCATCATCATTTTCTCAGAACACTATGCTTCTTCAAGTTGGTGTTTGGATGAACTTACAAAGATTCTTGAATGTGTCAAAGTTGGGGGACATACAGCTTTTCCGGTTTTCTATAATGTGGATCCCTCTCATGTAAGAAAACAAACAGGCAGTTATGGAGTCGCATTTACAAAGCATGAACAAGTTTACAGGGACAACATGGAGAAAGTGCTCAAGTGGAGAGAAGCTCTGACTGTGGCATCAGGACTTTCTGGATGGGATTCACGAGATAG ACATGAATCCGagattattaagaaaattgtaTCCAAGATCTTGAATGAATTGGTGGATGCATCCTCAAGCAACATGGAGAATCTAGTTGGAATGGATTCTCGTATACAAGACTTGGTTTCATTATTATGTATTGGGTCAGATGATGTTCGGATGGTAGGAATTTGGGGTGTGGCTGGCATAGGTAAGACTGCCATTGCTAAAGTTGTTTATCAGAAAATTTGCACTCAATTTGAAGGTTGTTGCTTTCTTTCAAATGTTAgtgaaaaaacacaaaaaagtgATCTAGCCAATATACAAATGGAACTCCTTTCACAAATTTTGTGGGAAGGAAATCTAAATACAAGAATTTTCAATAGAggaatcaattttataaaaaaggcACTCCACTCCATGAAGGCCCTTATTGTTCTTGATGATGTGAATCACCGACAACAATTGGAGGCATTAGCAGGAAATCATAATTGGTTTGGTCGAGGAAGTCGAATTATCATAACAACCAGAGAAAGACGTTTGCTAATTGAGAAAGAAGTGGATGCAACATATGAAGCTAAGGAATTAGATGAGGATGAAGCTCTTATGCTCTTTCGTCAGCATGCCTTTAAACATAAGCCTCCTATAGAAGATTTTGTTCAACTATGTGACCGTGCCCTAAATTATACAAAAGGCATTCCCTTAGCCCTTAAAATCTTGGGTTGTTTTCTATACAATAGAAGCAAAAAAGAATGGGAAAGTGAATTGGAAAGACTCAAAAGAATTCCAAACAAAGAGGTTCAAGATGTGCTTAGATATAGTTTTGATGGATTAGATGATAATCAAAAGGAGTAA